The Apium graveolens cultivar Ventura chromosome 6, ASM990537v1, whole genome shotgun sequence genome contains a region encoding:
- the LOC141666854 gene encoding L-ascorbate peroxidase, cytosolic-like isoform X2, whose protein sequence is MGKCYPVVSEEYKAAVDKCKRKLRSLIADKNCAPLMLRLAWHSAGTYDHKTKTGGPFGTMRLKGELAHGANSGLDIAIRLLEPIKEQFPILSYADFHQLAGVVAVEVTGGPDVPFHPGRKDLQEPPVEGRLPNATLGNDHLRDVFVKHMGLSDKDIVTLSGGHTLGRAHKERSGFEGPWTSNPLIFDNSYFKELLTGEKEGLLQLPTDKSLLQDPVFRPLVEKYAADEDVFFTDYAESHMKLSELGFAEA, encoded by the exons ATGGGAAAGTGCTATCCAGTTGTGAGTGAGGAGTACAAGGCTGCTGTTGACAAATGCAAGAGGAAACTTAGGAGTTTAATTGCTGACAAAAATTGTGCTCCGTTGATGCTTCGTCTAGC GTGGCACTCAGCTGGTACTTATGACCATAAGACTAAAACTGGTGGCCCTTTTGGAACAATGAGACTCAAGGGTGAGCTAGCTCATGGTGCCAACAGCGGGCTTGACATTGCTATCCGGCTTTTGGAGCCAATCAAGGAGCAGTTCCCCATTCTTTCTTATGCTGACTTCCATCAG TTGGCTGGAGTAGTTGCTGTTGAGGTTACAGGCGGGCCTGATGTTCCATTTCACCCAGGAAGAAAG GATCTTCAGGAGCCACCAGTAGAAGGCCGTCTTCCTAATGCTACCTTGG GAAATGATCACTTGAGAGATGTGTTTGTAAAACATATGGGACTCTCCGACAAGGATATTGTTACACTGTCTGGAGGCCATACTCTG GGAAGGGCTCACAAGGAGCGATCTGGGTTTGAGGGACCCTGGACCAGCAATCCTTTAATCTTTGATAACAGTTACTTTAA GGAACTCTTGACTGGGGAAAAAGAAGGGCTTCTGCAATTGCCCACTGATAAATCTCTTCTTCAGGACCCTGTCTTCCGCCCTCTTGTTGAGAAATATGCTGCA GATGAAGATGTTTTTTTCACTGATTATGCAGAATCTCACATGAAACTCTCTGAACTAGG ATTTGCTGAAGCATAA
- the LOC141666854 gene encoding L-ascorbate peroxidase, cytosolic-like isoform X1, whose amino-acid sequence MGKCYPVVSEEYKAAVDKCKRKLRSLIADKNCAPLMLRLAWHSAGTYDHKTKTGGPFGTMRLKGELAHGANSGLDIAIRLLEPIKEQFPILSYADFHQLAGVVAVEVTGGPDVPFHPGRKDLQEPPVEGRLPNATLGNDHLRDVFVKHMGLSDKDIVTLSGGHTLGRAHKERSGFEGPWTSNPLIFDNSYFKELLTGEKEGLLQLPTDKSLLQDPVFRPLVEKYAAIC is encoded by the exons ATGGGAAAGTGCTATCCAGTTGTGAGTGAGGAGTACAAGGCTGCTGTTGACAAATGCAAGAGGAAACTTAGGAGTTTAATTGCTGACAAAAATTGTGCTCCGTTGATGCTTCGTCTAGC GTGGCACTCAGCTGGTACTTATGACCATAAGACTAAAACTGGTGGCCCTTTTGGAACAATGAGACTCAAGGGTGAGCTAGCTCATGGTGCCAACAGCGGGCTTGACATTGCTATCCGGCTTTTGGAGCCAATCAAGGAGCAGTTCCCCATTCTTTCTTATGCTGACTTCCATCAG TTGGCTGGAGTAGTTGCTGTTGAGGTTACAGGCGGGCCTGATGTTCCATTTCACCCAGGAAGAAAG GATCTTCAGGAGCCACCAGTAGAAGGCCGTCTTCCTAATGCTACCTTGG GAAATGATCACTTGAGAGATGTGTTTGTAAAACATATGGGACTCTCCGACAAGGATATTGTTACACTGTCTGGAGGCCATACTCTG GGAAGGGCTCACAAGGAGCGATCTGGGTTTGAGGGACCCTGGACCAGCAATCCTTTAATCTTTGATAACAGTTACTTTAA GGAACTCTTGACTGGGGAAAAAGAAGGGCTTCTGCAATTGCCCACTGATAAATCTCTTCTTCAGGACCCTGTCTTCCGCCCTCTTGTTGAGAAATATGCTGCA ATTTGCTGA
- the LOC141665788 gene encoding uncharacterized protein LOC141665788, whose translation MTAALRMLAYGAAADQCAEICRMGESTTLECMKTFCQQVEGLFGEEYLRAPTPADLRRLLTRGEQRGFPGQSPVFDKVIAGNSPTVVFHVNGKRYNNAYYLADGIYPRYSTFVKTISNPATQSQKLFAKKQEAYRKDVERCFGILQSRWAILRHGARMHKRSTLRSIMMTCIILHNMIVEDEFVEEDFVEPVEEDLMNPLASQVYDGPVDNNGVRIPFAPVQRNGRNQQAFWDRIENLESAYIHTMLQNDLVEHNWAMEANQ comes from the exons ATGACTGCTGCACTACGAATGCTAGCTTACGGTGCAGCGGCTGATCAGTGTGCCGAAATATGTCGAATGGGAGAATCAACCACACTTGAGTGTATGAAAACATTTTGTCAACAAGTAGAAGGTCTCTTTGGTGAAGAGTACCTTCGTGCTCCGACACCAGCAGATTTACGAAGGCTTTTAACAAGGGGAGAACAAAGGGGATTTCCAG GCCAGTCTCCTGTATTTGATAAAGTCATCGCAGGAAATAGCCCAACGGTGGTGTTTCACGTCAATGGAAAACGATACAACAATGCTTATTATCTTGCAGATGGAATTTACCCGAGGTATTCAACATTTGTAAAAACTATATCAAATCCTGCCACTCAATCACAAAAATTATTTGCTAAGAAACAAGAGGCATATCGCAAAGATGTGGAGAGGTGTTTTGGTATCTTGCAATCTCGATGGGCTATTCTTCGTCATGGTGCTCGGATGCATAAGCGTTCCACACTTAGAAGTATCATGATGACTTGCATCATATTGCATAACATGATAGTTGAGGATGAATTTGTGGAAGAAGATTTTGTTGAGCCGGTTGAAGAAGATTTAATGAATCCATTAGCATCACAGGTTTATGATGGGCCAGTAGATAACAATGGAGTTCGAATTCCTTTTGCACCAGTACAAAGAAATGGAAGAAATCAACAAGCATTTTGGGATCGTATTGAGAACTTGGAATCAGCTTATATTCATACAATGCTTCAAAATGATTTGGTGGAGCATAACTGGGCAATGGAAGCTAATCAGTAG